The proteins below are encoded in one region of Mangifera indica cultivar Alphonso chromosome 7, CATAS_Mindica_2.1, whole genome shotgun sequence:
- the LOC123221749 gene encoding phosphoglycerate mutase-like protein AT74, whose translation MSVHQNNDGDKQRSYLLPKRIILVRHGESQGNLDDDAYSTTPDHKIPLTELGITQARHCGSHLKSLISANTTSSDYRLYFYVSPYERTRSTLREIGRFFSKKHIIGVREECRIREQDFGNFQVSERMKVIKETREKFGRFYYRFPEGESAADVFDRVSSFFESLWRDINFNRLNIDPSQELNLVILSHGLAARIFLMKWFKWTVEQFELLNNLENCEFRVMELGEGGEYSLAMHHTEEEMLEWGLSPAMIADQKWRINASRGDWNENCSWFFDEFFDHLTDAEEEKKEDDTK comes from the exons ATGTCAGTGCATCAAAACAACGACGGCGACAAACAACGCAGCTATCTTCTACCAAAACGCATCATTTTAGTCCGTCACGGCGAGTCTCAGGGGAACCTCGACGACGACGCCTACTCAACCACCCCTGACCACAAAATCCCCCTAACGGAACTGGGAATCACGCAGGCCAGACATTGTGGCTCCCATTTGAAGTCCTTGATCTCCGCCAACACCACCTCCTCTGACTACCGCCTATACTTTTACGTCTCGCCCTACGAGCGCACCAGATCTACTCTCCGCGAGATTGGAAGGTTCTTCTCCAAGAAACACATCATTGGTGTCAGAGAAGAGTGTCGGATTAGAGAACAAGATTTCGGTAATTTTCAG GTTAGTGAGAGAATGAAAGTGATAAAAGAGACAAGAGAGAAGTTTGGGAGGTTTTATTATCGATTTCCTGAAGGGGAATCTGCTGCAGATGTTTTTGACCGAGTTTCAA GTTTTTTTGAATCCCTTTGGAGGGACATAAACTTCAACAGGCTTAACATTGATCCCTCCCAGGAACTAAATCTTGTCATTTTATCACATGGCTTGGCCGCACGTATCTTTCTCATGAAGTGGTTTAAATGGACAGTTGAGCAATTTGAGCTCTTAAACAACCTCGAAAACTGTGAGTTTCGAGTAATGGAGTTAGGAGAGGGTGGAGAATATAGCTTGGCTATGCATCACACAGAGGAAGAGATGCTCGAATGGGGGCTCTCTCCTGCAATGATCGCTGACCAAAAGTGGCGAATCAATGCCAGTAGGGGTGATTGGAATGAAAATTGTTCATGGTTCTTTGACGAATTTTTTGATCATTTGACAGAtgcagaagaagaaaagaaagaagatgatacaaaataa
- the LOC123220550 gene encoding protein FAF-like, chloroplastic, whose protein sequence is MMMTFCKKSVFSVLGLTAATTDNSIDSDCNKAPYKHKEGLGLIISTTAETYRPPNVIESSLLKLSSSSSPQTPPPPPFLSMFEKKDPGGVGFIDLMGSGVNGLMSCTESLGFESSDEINVKDDNYTRVDLPTRAEGRKNVSEKRQLKKFPPPLSSFNRNGQPSFFLRSVRTDGRLELTEVRIDRQEILRASRQDGRLRLHLINEEEEEEEEEEEEYNNNNNNS, encoded by the coding sequence ATGATGATGACCTTTTGCAAAAAGAGTGTTTTCTCTGTTCTAGGCCTCACCGCCGCCACCACAGACAACTCCATCGATTCAGATTGTAATAAAGCCccttataaacacaaagaaggCTTAGGGTTAATCATCAGCACCACCGCTGAAACTTACCGTCCGCCTAATGTTATTGAATCCTCTCTTCTTAAATtatcgtcatcatcatcaccacaAACTCCTCCACCACCGCCATTCTTGAGTATGTTTGAGAAGAAGGACCCTGGAGGGGTTGGGTTTATCGACCTCATGGGCAGTGGGGTGAATGGGTTGATGTCATGTACTGAAAGCTTAGGGTTTGAGAGTTCGGATGAGATAAATGTTAAAGATGATAATTACACGAGAGTGGACTTGCCGACAAGGGCTGAAGGGAGAAAAAATGTCAGTGAGAAAAGACAGTTAAAGAAGTTTCCACCTCCACTCTCGTCTTTCAACCGTAACGGTCAGCCCAGTTTCTTTCTCCGGTCTGTTAGAACAGACGGGAGACTAGAGTTAACTGAAGTTAGAATCGATCGCCAGGAGATTTTACGCGCTTCAAGGCAAGATGGACGGTTGAGGTTGCATCTAatcaatgaagaagaagaagaagaagaagaagaagaagaagaatacaacaacaacaacaacaacagttAG